A window of Akkermansiaceae bacterium genomic DNA:
CCGGCTGCGGCGATTGGCACCAGGAGGCGCATCAGGTTTTTGGCCCGGTTGAACTCACCGAGGTCCATCTGGAGTTTGCTCAACGGCCCGAGGCCATCGGGGGCGACCAGTAACCAGAACCAGAGCATTCCGGCACCCATCAACCACGGCCCCAGCATCTTGTTGCGTGGCAGCTTGATGAAAAACGCCTTGCTTTCAGCTGGTTTCAGCAGCATCCACAGGTGCAGACCGATCAGCCACGCAGCAAGCACGTAGCCAGCCATATTCAGGGGAATTTTCTCGTAGGGATGCATAGTCGGGGAATGTTGGGGCGGATGTTACGGAGAATTACCGGGGAGGAAAGGCTTATTTGTCATCCCTGGGTTCGTCTCGGCGGTTTGCAGCACCTGGCCATAGGAATATTCATCCGCCCTGATACCCGCGACCCCCATCATCACTGCCACTGCGATGATCGGTGTCCATTGTTTGATGTGAACCATAGTAAGCCCTCTCATGGATACTGGAAATCAACGGATGACCGCCGTCCCGTATAGGGAAAACCCGGTCGTGTCCTCGATCAGGACATCGAAAATCCCTCCGGTCATACGCTCTGCGTCACCATCGAAGATGACGATTTTATTCTGGCTGGTCCGGCCCATCAGCCGGGACTTGTTGGTCTTGGACGGACCGGTGCAGAGGACCCGCTGGTGACTGCCGACCAGGGCCTCGTTTTTCCTGATCGAGAGTTCGTTGACCACCTCAAGTAGCCGTTGGTTCCGCTCCTCCTTGACACGCTCGGACAGCTGGCCGCCCATCTCGGCGGCGGGTGTGTTGCGGCGTTTTGAGTAACGGAAAACAAAGGCATTATCGAATTCAAGCTGTTTGACGGTATCAACGGTCGCCTGGAAATCCTCTTCGGTCTCGCCGGGGAAACCGACGATGATGTCGGTGGTGATCGCGATATCGGGTCGGGCCGCCTTCATGTTTTCGCAGATCTCGACAAATTTCGCATGCTTGTAGGGTCGGCGCATTTGTTTTAAAATCGAATCCGATCCGGACTGCATCGGGAAATGGATATGGCTACACAGTTTGGGCAGGTAGGTGAAGGCGGCCACCAGGTCGGCGCGGTAACCGATCGGGTGAGGCGACACGAAACGGATGCGCTCCAGCCCATCGATCCCGTGCACCGCTTCGAGCAGTTGGACGAAGGGTGACTTGCCATCGACCCTGGGAAACTCGGTCCGGCCGTAGAGGTTGACAATCTGGCCTAACAAGGTGATTTCCTTGACACCATTCTCAACCAGCCCCCGGCACTCGTCGACGATGTCAGCGATCGGTCGGCTCCGTTCTTTGCCGCGGGTGTCGGGCACAATACAGAACGAGCAGCGCATGTTGCAGCCCTGCATGATGGAGACAAAGGCCGTGGTCTGGTCGGCCTGGGCAACGTGGTCGCGGATGGTGTTCTGGGAGTCCTTTTCCTCCTCGACATCACAGATGTTACCGCCGGTCAACGAGAGGGAGGGGTCATCCATCCGCTGCTCCATCCGCCTGGTCAGGATGTTGTCGACGTATTCAAAAACCTTGTGGTATTTCTGGGTGCCCACCACCACATCGAGGTGGGGGATGTTTTTAAACAACTCCTTGCCCCGGCTCTGCGCCATGCAGCCCATATAGCCGTAGACGAGGTGGGGCCGGGTATCGCGGTATTTCCCCATGATCCCCATCTTGCCGAGTGCTTTTTGCTCTGCCTGGTCGCGGACACTACAGGTATTGACAAGGATCGCATCCGCTGCCTTCTCATCCTGGGTCACGGTGTAACCACCTTCCACAAACATCCGGGCAACCTGCTCGGAGTCGCGTTCGTTCATCTGGCATCCGTATGTCTTGATAAATACCTTGGGCATCGGGGGGCCCGCTACGCGGGAGTTTGAAGTTTTCAGTTTGAAGTTTGGAGCGACAAACAGCACCGCTGCGCGGTGTGCGGAAGGTGTAGGGGGAACGGGGTAAGAATCAAGGATGTTTTTGACCACGAAGCAGGCCCAATATGTCAAGATACGGTATGCAACCCCTCCAAGCGGAGGATCGAGCAAAGTAACTTCCGCGTATTTTGCGGTTAAAGTCCTTTCGGGTGCCGGACGTAGTAGCCCTTCGCCCCACGGCGTTGGGGTTTCCAGCGGGGACCGGTCGAGTTCCAGGTGCCGCCGGTATCAAAGCGGGCACCGGCGATGACCAGAAAGACGTGGCCTTTGCGGACATAGACCGTAACCCAGTCACCGTATCCCTTTTTCCCGTAATCGAAGAAATTCTGCGACACCAGCGGTTGGTCCAGTTTGCCGCCGGCATGGAGGACATAGGAAACGGCGCCTGAGCAGTCGTAACCCGTATCGTTGAAACTGCGGTGGCCGCCGCCGTAGACATAAGGTTTGTCGGTGAGGGAGTTGGCCGCTGCGATCATACGTTTCACCCGCCGTGGTGCGCGTGGCGGTGCGGTGGCTTTGCCATCGGGGCCCACGTAGGCCGTTTTACCGTAGTCGAATTGGTGCACGATGTAGCTTTCCCGGGCCTTGAGCTGCGATGAGCAGGAGGTCAGAAAAACGGATGCGGCAAGGACCGTCAGCGATGTAAGGATGATGCTGAGACTTTTCATGGCGGCATTTAACCATAATTGATCATTTTGATCAATTAACAAAACACCGGAGCCGGGGCAGCGCGATCAAGCCCCGGGACGGGATGGCGGGCACATAGCAACGCTACTTTTTCCAGACCCCGGCCTTGTCGCGCTTGGCCTTGCTCTCAAGGCTGTGGAGTTTGCTGATAAAACGCTTGGAGGTCATGCGGCTGGGCAGATCGTTTATGGTTTTATGCCAGAAGGGTTCATCCCACTCGGCGCCCATGCCGTAGGCGCGGGCAAGACCGGCCTCAACCAGGGCCTCATCGAGTCGCTTGCCCTCTGCATTCACCACAATGGCGAAGTAACGCGCTTTTTTACTCGCGCCGCCGGCCTTGGTTTTGCGGGTATAGACGGTGAAGGGTTTGCGCAGGAACTTCTTCGAGAAGTCGGCGGCTTTTTTACCCCACTTGATGACGTCCTTTTCCTCGATGTTAAATTCCTTCGCCTGCTCAACGAGTCGGGATTTCACCCGTTTATCCGTTTCAGGGCAATCAACACCATACAGTCGGAAGACATAGGTGTAACCGGTCAGCGCCTTGACCGAAAAGCTGTCGCCATCGAAATACTTGTCGTCCGCGAGCTCACAGCGCTCGTAAGTGAGCCATTTTTCGGCGGAGACCGTCCCCATGACAGCGATGAGGACGGCAATGATGGATGTGAAACGGCGGGTCATGCGGTCAGGTTAAGCTAATCCACGGATTGTTCAACCGTGATCACCAGCCTGCACACGGCCTGCACCTGTCCTGCACACGCGCCTCCTTTCCCAACGGGCGATCCCAGCCTGGGCAGGCTCGGGGTGGGGTGGGAGGCATGGAGGGAAGGGTCAACGGTTCCAGCGTTTCACCGGGGTACGCGTGAAGGGTAACTCGAGCTGCTGCCATTGGGGGCTGGGGTGCGGGTCCCATTTCCGACCCCGCAGGAAACACAGCGAGCGACGGTAAAATGAAATCATCGAGCAAAGCAGAGGCGACTCCTTAAGGGTGGATTTATTCATGTGAACAGTGTTCACAAAAGTAGCCCGGTGGTCAAGGATTCTTGTCGAAAAAAACATCCGCGCAAAAAATCCCGCCCCCATCGCACCCGGATTCCGGTAAAGAGGCTTGATAACGGAGTCTTGGCGAGGCACAAGGCAGGGCACTTTACGCTCTATGAAATTTTATCCAGCATCCCTCGTGACTGGTTTCATGCTACTTGGCATCGCCGGGGCAGACCTGTCGATCGATCCAAACGATGCCCGCGCATCGCTTGGCTTTTTCTGCCACAACCCTGCAAACAACCAGGAGATTAAAACCCTCATCGATGATCTGGATGCGGATGCTTTCGAAGTACGTGATAAGGCATTTGAAAAACTCACGCACTTGCCGGCGCTTCCTGTGTTTGTCCGGCGGATGGCCAAGGAGGAAACCAAACCTGAGGTCCGCACCCGGCTCGAAGACCTCGCCAACCGCTTTACCGTGGAATACGAAAGCGCCGGACTCAATCGACTGCTTCATCAAATCAACACAGCCAGGTCCAAAGGTGCCCTCGCCCCGATGGTGTCCATTGTCCAATCCGGGAGATGGCAGATAGACCCAGGCTCACTTCACCAGGCGGCTCGGGCGACGGTCACACCGGACGACTTACCGCTCATCGAGGCAAAGCTCGCTAACAAGTCCGCCGATGTGCGCAGCCTCATCGCTGCGGCATTGGCCGGCCTGCCCGTTCGGGTGGCCTCAGGCCCTTTGCAACAACTACTCCATGACCCCGCCGAGCAGGTGAGGCTCAGCGCGGCGCTGTCGCTCGCCAGACTGCGACACAAAGCCTGCCTACCGGCGTTTGCCCGACTCCTTGAGTCCCCGGACTTTTTTACACGTCACCAAAGCTGGTCGGCGCTCAAGGCGCTCAGCGGACAGGATTTCGGCTTCGACCCCAGTGAAGCGCCGCCTCGGCAAGACAAGGCGGCCGCCAGGTGGAAGCGATGGTCCTCGGGTAACAAGGCAGGTATCAGGGGCGAGTTACCTGAAAACTTGATCGTCGGTCTTTTCAACGGCCGGAACTTGGCCGGATGGGATGTTTATGAGAATGGCAGGCCGGTGGACAAGCAACAAACGGGCTGGAGTGTGGTTGACCGCCAGTTGGTATGCCTGGGGGGCATTCGCGGTGACATCCGCACGCAACAGAGGTTCGAAAACTACGTCCTTACCCTCGATTTTAAAATCGACAAACCGGACGGCGACAGCGGGGTCGGTATCCTGTTTACCCAGGAAAACGAGGCGGCCGGGGCAAACGAGGGGAAGTATCTCGAAGTGCAACTCCTGCCGGGCGCATGCGGCGACCTTTATGCCATTGGCGGTTTCCATGCACGGGCGAACGGAAAAGCCATCACCTTCAGCGCCCCCCGGACGGCTCCGGTTGACGATCCACCGGGGAAGTGGCACCAGCTCAAACTCAGCGTCACAAAGGGAAGCGTCAAAGTCCGGATCAACGGGGCGCTTGTCAATGAAGCGACCGGTGGCTCCAAGGGGCCGGGCAAGATCGTCATCCGCAACGAGGGCAAGAGGATATCCTTCCGGAACATCATGTTGAGCCGGGCCGGGAAATAGCCAGCCGCGGCCTAACAAAGACAATCACTCCAACTCCAGGTCATCGCCCTCCTTGGGCGGTCTGACCACGCGATCGACCGCATGTTTGGTCACCAGGTTACCTTTGACCGCACGGCCTTTGATAGCGAGCTCACCAAAGCTGAACAAACGGGAAAGGCTGCGCAGGCGGGGCACGGGTTTGAGGTGGATGAGCACCATGTTCTCGGCGCTTGCCTCCTCGGTGTCGTGGACGGCGAAGTAGAGCACACGCGAGTTTTTGGTTCCCTGGGTCAGATCATACTCCTTGTCGCGGGTGACCCCGCCCAGCTTGAAGCGCTTCGCGTAAACAGCACCTTGTCGACCGTCGCGGTAGATCATCGAGTAGATCTTCTCCTCCTCCTTACGCAGAATAGCGATGTGCTGGATGCGTTTGCCGACAAACGCCTTGTCGGCAATCTTAATGACGCGCATCTTGCCTTCACCGTCAAAGCAAATCACATCATCAATCCGCGAACACTTCTCAACCGCATCGTCCTTCTTCAGCCCCCAGCCGGCGAAGCCGTCCTTGTAGTTGGCGTAGAGGACTTCCGTGGTCGCGACTACTTGCGTGCGGTTGACCACACCAAACTCGGCAATCTCGGTGCGGCGCTCGCGGCCTTTGCCGTATTTCTTGATCAGGTTTTTGTAGTATGCGACCGCGTAGCGTGTTAGATTCTTCAGGTTTTTCTCAACCTCCGCGATATCCTCCTCCAGCTTGTTGATGAGTTCGTCGGCCTTGAAGCTATCGAACTTCGAGATCCGCTTGATTTTTATTTCTGTTAGCCTGACAATATCATCCTGGGTGATCTCGCGCCTGAGCAGTTTTTTGAACGGCTTGAGCCCACTGTCGATGGCCTCGATGACCGCTTCCCAGGTTTCACATTCCTCGATGTCGCGGTAGATCCGGTTTTCGATGAAAATTTTCTCCAGCGAGGAGAAGTGCCATTTTTCCTCAAGCTCACCGAGTCGGATTTCAAGCTCCCTTTTGAGCAGCGACTTGGTCTGTTTCGCGCTGTGTTTGAGGATCTCGGAGACTCCCATGAAGCGGGGTTTGCCATCGTGGATCACACAGGCATTCGGCGAGATGGAGACTTCGCAGTCGGTGAAGGCATAGAGGGAATCACGTGAGGTTTTGCAATCGGCCCCGGCGGGAAGGTGGATCAGGATATCGGCGTTGGCGGCGGTGTTGTCCTCGATTTTGGATATCTTGATCTTCCCCTTGTCGTTGGCCGCCACGATGTTGTCCATCAGGCTACCCGTGGTGACCCCAAAGGGCACCTGGGTGATGCGGAGGATACGTTTTTTCTCGATCTTGATTTCGGCCCGGACCCGGATCCTGCCGCCGCGCAGGCCGTCGTTGTAATTGCTGGCATCCATGATGCCGCCGGTTGGAAAATCGGGCAGCAGCTCGAATGGCTGCTTGCGGAGTGCACAGATACTCGCCTCCAGCAGCTCGATAAAATTATGAGGCAACATCTTGCAGGCAAGGCCGACGGCGATCCCCTCGACCCCCTGGGACAACAGCAAGGGGAACTTCAACGGCAGTGTGACAGGCTCCTGGTTCCTGCCATCATAACTACGGCTCCACTCGGTGGTTTTCGGGTTGAAAGCAACCTCGAGGGCGAGCGGGGTGAGTCGCGCCTCGATGTAACGTGGGGCGGCCGCCTTGTCGCCTGTGAGCACGTTCCCCCAGTTTCCCTGGGTATCGATGAGCAATTCCTTCTGGCCGAGCTGCACCATGGCATCACCAATCGAGGTATCACCATGCGGGTGGTACTTCATGGTGTTTCCGACGACGTTGGCGACCTTGTTATAGCGACCGTCCTCAAGCTCTTTCATCGAGTGAAGAATACGGCGCTGCACGGGCTTCAAGCCATCCCCCAGATGCGGCACGGCACGCTCCATAATCACGTAGCTCGCGTAATCGAGGAAGTAGTCGGCATACATACCACCGAGGTTCTGATGCCCGGTGGTGTCGTCCGGATCTGTAAAGTCTAGTTCATCCATGGGGGAGGTATCGTCGGAAAAAGGGGAGGTCAGGGGGGTGAAGCGTTATTTAAGCAATCCAAAACACCTATGCAAGAGCGGATTTGGGGAGAGTGCTTGTTTTCCCGTCCTCTGTTTCCTGGGAAAGACGGTCATTGGTCCATTTCCCAAATCGCCCAGCCTCCCGCGAGGGCGGCGGCATCACCAAGCTCGGCGGCGAGTACCTTTGTCCGGCTGTGCAGCGCCGGGATGCGCTCCGCCAGTTTACCCTGGATGGCGGGAAGGATGACATCTTTTCCCGCCATGATGCCTCCGCCGATGACGATACGCTCGGGGTCGTATTGGTAAATCAGGTTCATGACCAGTGTGGTCCAGTATTCAATGGCCCGGTCCCGTAAATCAACAGCCAGCTCATCACCCGCCGCAGCCTCGCTGAACACGGTGCGGTAGTCGATGATCTCCGCCGATGCCAGCGCGCTTTCGGGAAAAAGCTCCGACTCCCGGGCGATCCCCGGGAGCGCCCAGGAGGCAACGTGCGCCTCCGCGCAGCCATCGAGGCCACAGACGCACCTGCGACCACCCACATGCATCGTGTTATGACCGCAGAGGTTTCCGGCGACACCGTGGGTGCCGAAAAGCGGTCGGCCTTCACAAATGACGGCCGTGCCAATACCCGTGCCCAGTGTGATCATGGTAAGATTCTCCACACCAACACCCGCGCCATACTTCCACTCGCCTATCGCAGCGGCACGCGCGTCGTTTTCCAACCAACAGGGAATCCCCATCCCGGATTTCACCCAGGCTTTGAGGTCAAACTCCGTGGCGTCATCGTATTTCCCGAAGGTGCGGGTGACCCGACTCCGGTCCGGTGCCACAATACAGGGCAGCGAGCAAACCATCGCCTGCGGTTTGATGTCGCCACCAGCGGCAGCCAACAACGTCTCACAGAGTTCCCTGACCCTCGGCATGGATGCTTCCAACGACGCCCCGGCCCTGTGTGCGATGGCATCGTGGACCAGAACCCCTCCGTCCCGCACAATCCCGGCCTTGATGCGGGTGCCGCCAAAATCAACTGCATAGATACTCATGCCACGGTTCTTAGAAAACATCCGTGCCAATGGCGAGCGAAAGTCACTGCAACCGGGACAAAACCTACTTTTCAAACCACCTTGTGAAGGAATGTTATAGGCCTTGTCTCGGCATGCTTATCAACTATCTTTCCCCACACCCGTCATGCCCGCTATTCCATTCGACAACACCTACGCCCGACTCCCGGAGCGTTTTTATGTGAAACAGGAGCCTGCCCGGGTTCCCGGGGCCGGGTTGGTCAAGGTGAACGGCAAACTGGCGGAACAACTCGGCATCGATGCCGACTGGCTTGTATCACCAGAGGGGGTGGCCATGCTGGCAGGCAACAGCCTGCCAGACGGAGCCGAGCCGCTTGCCCAGGCTTACGCCGGCCATCAATTCGGCGGTTTTGTGCCGCAGCTTGGTGACGGTCGGGCGCTTTTGTTAGGCGAGGTGATCGACACCACAGGCCAGCGCCGTGATATCCAGCTGAAGGGGTCGGGGCGGACGCCTTTTTCAAGAAACGGCGACGGCAAATCGGCACTCGGTCCCGTGATCAGGGAGTATATCGTCAGTGAGGCCATGCACGCACTGGGCGTGCCCACCACACGCGCACTTGGCGCGGTGACCACGGGCGAGGGGGTGCTCCGACAGGAGGGGCCGCTGCCGGGCGGGGTGTTTACCAGGGTGGCGGCGAGCCATATCCGCGTCGGGACCTTCCAATACTTTGCCGCCCGGCGCGATACGGAGGCGGTGCGTGCCCTGGCCGACTACGCCATTGCCCGGCACTACCCCGAGTGCCTGTGCACGGCTGATCCAGCTCCACCCTACGCCGCCTTTTTAAAATCGATGCTTCAGGCGCAGGCAAAACTGGTGGCACAGTGGATGTCGCTTGGTTTTATCCACGGCGTGATGAACACGGATAACACTTCCGTTTCGGGTGAAACCATCGACTATGGACCGTGTGCCTTCATGGATGTTTTCCATCCCCAGTGTGTGTTCAGTTCAATTGACCGGCAGGCACGTTACGCCTGGGGGAACCAGCCTAACATCGCGTTGTGGAATCTGACGCGACTGGCAGAAACACTCCTGCCGTTGCTTGATGAAAAGGAAGACCAAGCCATGGCGGTTGCCGAAGACGTGCTCTCCGGGTTTTCAGCGTATTTTGCCGATCAATACATGACCCGGTTCCGCGCTAAATTCGGCCTGACAACCACCAGCAACGATGATGTCATCCAGCTTGGGTTGTCATTGATCGCCAACCAGCAAGTGGATTTCACTCTCTTTTTCCGACTCCTGACAAACACCGTCAACAATGGCGACTCCGATTACTTGTCTGCTTTGTTTCCTGACAAAGAGGCATTCAAAAACTGGTTCAAGCAATGGCAGGGTGCTGTCGATGCAGACAAAGGTCTGCAAGCCATGCAAGCAGCCAACCCCATCCTGATCCCGCGCAACCACCGGGTCGAACAAGCGATCCAAGGCGCTTATGCGGGTGACTACGCGCCGTTCCACCGATTGACCGGGGCCCTGGAAAACCCTTACCAAGAGCAAGCGCAATACGCCGATCTTGAGGCTCCCCCCAAAGCCTGCGAAATCGTCACCGAGACATTCTGCGGCACTTAGATTCGTTAGACACCGGTGCGCGCACTGACCGTGTGCGAGTGGGCGAAGAACTGCTCCATACGGCGGTGCATGTCGTCGTAGAAACCCTTTTTCATCGCTTCAAGCATCTGACGTTTCTCGGGACCGGCGTATCCGAACTCCTCTTCCTCGGCTAACATCTTTTCGTGGAAAGCACGCTCGAGCTCGATCATGGAGTCGAGGAAGGCGCGGGCGGCACGCGAGTGCTCGACACCATCGACCAGGGCGTTTTCCAGCGTCTTGTTGCGGGTCACGGCGATGAGGTTGCCATCACCAAGCTCTTTCATGTAGCGGTGGTGGCTTTTGATGAAGGCGGCGTGGTCACTGTCAAACTGCACCTCGTCGCGATCTAACAATTTATCATAAGGCCCTGCCTTGCAGAAAAACTTCACCATCAGCGGGATGGTATCGACGAGCATGAACAAAGCTGTTAGTATCCAGTAGGTGGTGAAGGCAAACTTCCCTCCCTTTTCCCCTTGTTGGAAAAGGTGGTGCAGTGCCAGCGTCTGAGTGAGGATGTCGCGGCGGGTGTCGTTGGCGATGGCTGTGATCGTGGCCCGCTCGTCGGCACCGGTGGCGGCCAGCTCGCCCTGCATGCGTTTGAGTTCGACGAGCATGGAGTCGATTTGCTCCTTGATGGTGGTGCGGATCTGGTTTTGCTGTTCGACAAACTGGTCGGCCTGGTCCGCCTGCACTTTACGGCGCAGGGCGGCGACCCGTGCCTCTTCAACGGCGGCGATGGCGCGCTCGGCCTCGAGTTTTTTCTCAAAGGCTGCGATGGCCGTGGCCTTGGATTCCGCGATGCTTGCGAGCAGGGCGCTTTTTTCCTCGGAGAGGCTTTTGAGCATCACCCCAAGCCGGGCCGCCTCGGTGCGTCGCCACGCCAACTGGTCGTCGCGGATACTTCGCGCCCGTGGACCCAGCCCGCGGATGCCGCTGCGCTGGCCGTTCACCTCTTTTTCAAACTGCTCCTGCCAGAACGCCTGCTCCTGTTGGATCTTGGTGTACTGCGGGGTGAGGGTTGCGATCTCGGTGTCGATGGACTCAACACGGGTGGTAAAAGTCTGGGTGGCCTCGTCGATGGAGGTTTTCAGTCGGGCCTGTTGCTCAGGTGTCAGCCCAGCAAATTCCTCATCAGCCTGTTTATCCTGGGCGACGAGGAACTTGGCGTTAAAGCTGTCGTTCCATTTCTCCCTCTGCTTGGCGATCGCCGCCTCCTGGGTGCGGATTTCCGCGAGCTGGGTGTCCTTTTCCTTTTTAAACGACTCCTTGGTCCGCTCGATCTGAGCCGACCGGGCCTCCTCGATCACACCGCTCACTGTGTCCTGGAAGAGCAGCAGCACCAGCGGGTGGGCGATGGTCAGGCCCATCAGCATGGCGACCACAAAACGGAGTGCGAACTGGCCGAGTTTTTTAAACGGCGAGAGAAACGGGCGGTAACTCGCGAGCAGGGCGCGATCAATGGTCATGATGATAAACGACCAGACGGCGGCGACGGGAAAAACCACCCAGTTGTTCTGCGTGAGGGTGGAGAGGGCGTAGGCGCAGGCGATGAAGGCGAACGCACAGGGCACCAGCACGGTTGCGCCGAAGGCGACGTACTTGCGTTGCTCCCAGTTCGGGCACTGCTCCAGGGTTTCGGTTCCCGCTCCCGAGAGCCAGAAAAACACGCGCTTCCAAACCGAGCTTTTTCGAGGATTCATTAACCTTACGCTACGGTGCTTTTTTCTCACCTCTTGCAGGATCTTTTTTAGTTCATGTTTCCTTATTAACCAGGCGACCTAAACCCAGATTCAAACTTGATTTAAATCCTGGATGTGATTGGTTACACCTAGTTATGAAACAGTATGGCACGGGCGTTTTTCTGGTGCTCATTTTCACCCTGGCAGCCTGTCACAAACGTGAGAAGGCCAGCTCGTCAGATCCGGCCGGCCCAGCCGTCAAGGTCGAGCTCGGCAAGGTCGTGGCAATGGATGCACCCACCTACGAGTCCGTGGTCGGCACCGTCCGCCCCCGGCACGAGGCGACAGTGGCCGCCGACATCTCGGGTCGTATCCTCGAGTTTCTCGCGGTCAGTGGCCAGAGTGTCAAAAAGGACGAGGTCATCGCACGCATTGACGCCTCCGAGCTGGAGGCCTCGCTCGCCCGGGCGGAGGCTTCCCTGGATCATGCCACACGCGAACTGGCGCGACAGGTCAAGCTGCTGGATAGCCAGGTGACCAGTCGGGCGAAGTATGAACAAGCCGAGTCCACCGAGCGTATCGCGAGGGCAAACCTGGGTTTGATCAAAGCCTCGCTGGCGAAGACGGTGGTCAAAGCTCCGTTCTCAGGCACCGTCACCCGTAAACTCGCCGATGCCGGTGACCTCGCCACCCCTGGGCGCGCCTTGTTTCAAATCGAAGATCCCGCGTCACTCCGACTTGAAGCCGCCGTCGCGGAGTCGATTGCCG
This region includes:
- a CDS encoding DUF4407 domain-containing protein, giving the protein MNPRKSSVWKRVFFWLSGAGTETLEQCPNWEQRKYVAFGATVLVPCAFAFIACAYALSTLTQNNWVVFPVAAVWSFIIMTIDRALLASYRPFLSPFKKLGQFALRFVVAMLMGLTIAHPLVLLLFQDTVSGVIEEARSAQIERTKESFKKEKDTQLAEIRTQEAAIAKQREKWNDSFNAKFLVAQDKQADEEFAGLTPEQQARLKTSIDEATQTFTTRVESIDTEIATLTPQYTKIQQEQAFWQEQFEKEVNGQRSGIRGLGPRARSIRDDQLAWRRTEAARLGVMLKSLSEEKSALLASIAESKATAIAAFEKKLEAERAIAAVEEARVAALRRKVQADQADQFVEQQNQIRTTIKEQIDSMLVELKRMQGELAATGADERATITAIANDTRRDILTQTLALHHLFQQGEKGGKFAFTTYWILTALFMLVDTIPLMVKFFCKAGPYDKLLDRDEVQFDSDHAAFIKSHHRYMKELGDGNLIAVTRNKTLENALVDGVEHSRAARAFLDSMIELERAFHEKMLAEEEEFGYAGPEKRQMLEAMKKGFYDDMHRRMEQFFAHSHTVSARTGV
- a CDS encoding efflux RND transporter periplasmic adaptor subunit, producing MKQYGTGVFLVLIFTLAACHKREKASSSDPAGPAVKVELGKVVAMDAPTYESVVGTVRPRHEATVAADISGRILEFLAVSGQSVKKDEVIARIDASELEASLARAEASLDHATRELARQVKLLDSQVTSRAKYEQAESTERIARANLGLIKASLAKTVVKAPFSGTVTRKLADAGDLATPGRALFQIEDPASLRLEAAVAESIAGTLETGQTIAVEVAAANLTSPGKIGELEPSADHASRTFLVKIDLTASAALKSGMYGKAMIPTGKSRLLLMPASAVARRGQMEAVFVNDHGVARLRLVRTVPYRNDQCSILSGLAAGDQVVLHPPADLRDGSTLTTR